The Megalops cyprinoides isolate fMegCyp1 chromosome 10, fMegCyp1.pri, whole genome shotgun sequence genome window below encodes:
- the pmvk gene encoding phosphomevalonate kinase — protein MAAMVTDTPKLILLFSGKRKSGKDYITDLIHKRLGSEVCCVLRLSAPLKEQYARERGLDYEELLGSGQYKEQYRADMIAWGERRRTQDPGFFCRLVTSGATHPVWIVSDARRLSDLQWFWREYPSQSRCVRVEASEDTRRDRGWEFTPGIDDAESECGLDHGVHFDWVIRNDSDASPLEEQLQGLLSLAQDKARAGVS, from the exons ATGGCAGCGATGGTGACGGATACGCCAAAACTCATACTTTTATTCAGCGGGAAGCGGAAATCCGGGaaagattacattacagacCTGATTCACAAAAG GCTGGGTTCTGAAGTATGTTGCGTCCTGCGTCTGTCTGCCCCGCTCAAGGAGCAGTATGCACGG GAACGGGGGCTGGATTATGAAGAGCTGCTGGGCTCGGGCCAGTATAAGGAACAGTACCGGGCAGACATGATTGCGTGGGGTGAGAGACGGAGGACGCAGGACCCTGGGTTCTTCTGCCGCCTGGTGACCAGCGGTGCTACACACCCGGTGTGG ATTGTGAGTGACGCTCGACGTCTGTCAGACCTGCAGTGGTTTTGGAGGGAGTATCCAAGCCAGAGCCGCTGTGTTCGGGTTGAAGCATCAGAGGAcaccaggagagacagaggctggGAATTTACACCAG GAATAGATGATGCAGAGTCTGAGTGTGGGCTGGACCACGGAGTACATTTTGATTGGGTAATCCGTAACGACAGTGACGCATCACCATTGGAGGAGCAACTGCAAGGGCTTCTCTCCCTGGCACAGGATAAAGCAAGGGCAGGAGTGAGCTGA
- the LOC118784442 gene encoding prostate-associated microseminoprotein-like translates to MRRMRGESLVLVAAFYMLSAVLPCLSVYSSGECYFDGKASCAHQGQVFEVGESWLTRDCYQCICMEPFGVGCCELNSLPVDYPDWCEVVRKPDSCNVVVVMRANRKLPCLYGGRSRLRPGAGQTRKSDNDLF, encoded by the exons ATGCGGAGGATGCGAGGAGAGAGTCTTGTGCTTGTGGCGGCATTCTACATGCTGAGCGCAGTCCTGCCCTGTCTCTCAGTCTACAGCAGTGGGGAATGCTACTTCGATGGAAAAG CAAGCTGTGCGCACCAGGGCCAGGTGTTCGAGGTGGGGGAGAGCTGGCTGACTCGGGACTGCTATCAGTGCATCTGCATGGAACCATTCGGTGTGGGCTGCTGCGAGCT TAACTCCCTGCCGGTAGATTATCCAGACTGGTGTGAAGTGGTGCGGAAGCCAGACTCCTGCAACGTCGTCGTGGTGATGCGGGCCAATCGAAAGCTTCCGTGTTTGTATGGAGGGCGGAGTCGACTACGACCAGGGGCAGGACAGACCCGGAAGTCTGACAACGACCTGTTCTGA